The nucleotide window TCGGCAGTTTCGATGAAGACAATCACAATCCCTACACCTTTGTCGGCAGTGACGCAGCGCGCCTGCCAGACGATGCACTCATCGAATGGAAATTGACCAAGCCGGAGTTTGTCGACCTGCGCCTCGCGGACTGGGAGAGCCTCGTGCTGGGNNNNNNNNNNNNNNNNNNNNNNNNNNNNNNNNNNNNNNNNNNNNNNNNNNNNNNNNNNNNNNNNNNNNNNNNNNNNNNNNNNNNNNNNNNNNNNNNNNNNGCCATGTCGGGCGGCGCCGCGCGCGCCGCGGACTACAAGCCGCTGCTGAAAGGCATTCAACTGGGCCATCTGCCCGACAGTCTGCCAGACCTGGAGCGGTTTCAGTACGCAAAGAACCTCGGCTTCGACGGCATCGAGTCCGGGCCGATGGACGATCTCGAGCGCGCGAAGGCCGTGGGCGAGGCCGCGCGCGAAGCGGGCACGCCCGTCCAATCGATCATTTACGGCGGCTGGGGCGCGCCCATGTCGGACCCCAACCCGGACAAGGTGGCGCGGGGCAAGAAGGAAATCGAAAACGCGTTGCGCACGGCCAAGGCGATGGGCGCGGACACGGTGCTTTTGGTGCCGGCAGTGGTAAACGAACGCGTGCGCTACGGCGAAGCGTGGGAACGGTCGCAACAGAACATCCGCGAACTGCTCCCTTTGGCGGAAGAACTGGGCGTCGTCATCGCGGTCGAGAACGTGTGGAACAAGTTCCTGCTGAGCCCGCTCGAATTCGCCCGATACGTGGACGAATTTGAAAGCCCTTGGGTCCAGGCCTATTTCGATGTGGGCAACGTCGTCATCTTCGGTTATCCGCAGGACTGGATCCGCACGCTGGGCAAGCGCATCCGCCGCCTGCACATCAAGGATTTCAAGCGCGACGGGTATGTGTGGTGCAATCTGCCGTATGAAGGCGACGTGGACTGGCCGGAGGTGCGCAAGGCGCTGGATGAGATTGGATACACCGGTTGGGGCACGGAGGAGTTCCCCGGCGGCGACGAAGCGTACCTGCGTGAGTTGTCGCGCCGCATGACGTTGCTCGGCGAGGGCGCGCGCAAAGCGTAAGCGCGAACAAAAACGCGCATGACTCACACGGACGAGGATCTGCTGCGCCGCCGCGTGGGCGAGTACCACTACCGGCTGCGCACGCGTATTGAAGCGTACCACGCCGCGCAAGTCATCGGGCAGGGCCTGACCTGGCTGCACCCGGAAAACGTGCCGTATCTGCGGGCGTTGCTCCATTTCGGGCTCGGATGCACCGGCCTCTATTGGCGAGGCTACCG belongs to Candidatus Hydrogenedentota bacterium and includes:
- a CDS encoding sugar phosphate isomerase/epimerase, giving the protein AMSGGAARAADYKPLLKGIQLGHLPDSLPDLERFQYAKNLGFDGIESGPMDDLERAKAVGEAAREAGTPVQSIIYGGWGAPMSDPNPDKVARGKKEIENALRTAKAMGADTVLLVPAVVNERVRYGEAWERSQQNIRELLPLAEELGVVIAVENVWNKFLLSPLEFARYVDEFESPWVQAYFDVGNVVIFGYPQDWIRTLGKRIRRLHIKDFKRDGYVWCNLPYEGDVDWPEVRKALDEIGYTGWGTEEFPGGDEAYLRELSRRMTLLGEGARKA